The Flavobacteriales bacterium DNA segment GTTATGCTCGTTAAGCTCTACGCTCACGTATTTACCATAATATGGGCTTCCTTTACGAATGTCAACGGCGATATCTAAAACAGCACCTTTTATTACCCTCACCAATTTCCCTTGAGCAAAAGGTTGCCTTTGAAAATGTAGTCCGCGGATAACATTTTTGTCGGAAAGTGATTGGTTATCTTGCACAAAAGAAATATCAATTCCGTTTTTCAAGAATGTTCTTTCACTGTACGATTCGAAAAAGCTACCTCTGTCAT contains these protein-coding regions:
- a CDS encoding dTDP-4-dehydrorhamnose 3,5-epimerase family protein; this encodes MRFKATAIPDVVEIEPSVYEDDRGSFFESYSERTFLKNGIDISFVQDNQSLSDKNVIRGLHFQRQPFAQGKLVRVIKGAVLDIAVDIRKGSPYYGKYVSVELNEHN